The following coding sequences are from one Canis lupus baileyi chromosome 23, mCanLup2.hap1, whole genome shotgun sequence window:
- the LOC140615545 gene encoding olfactory receptor 51H1-like: MVTNRIIASWDKAIVSLSDCEELHSTMSPFNQTTDNHQNFILTGIPGMPEKDFWMALPLCLLYSTTFLGNVIILVVIKVDRSLHEPMYYFLAMLAATDLSLSLSSMPTMISVHWFNWRSVTFDACITQMFFIHTFGGVESGVLVAMAFDRFVAIRFPLRYATILTHGIIGKIGATVLLRSVGAVLPVPFLIKRLPFCHSNILSHAYCLHQDAMRLACADTRVNSIYGLLAVIFIIVLDALILLISYFLILQAVLGIASREERLKALNTCFSHVCAVLLFYVPLIGMTLIHRFGKHLSPIVHMLLANVYLLLPPVLNPVVYSVRTKQIRQRIVRVFCGGRIGP, translated from the exons ATGGTCACTAATAGAATTATTGCCTCATGGGATAAGGCCATAGTTTCTCTATCGGATTGTGAAG AACTTCATTCTACTATGTCACCATTCAACCAAACTACTGATAACCATCAGAACTTCATCTTGACTGGGATTCCAGGAATGCCAGAGAAAGACTTCTGGATGGCCTTGCCCCTCTGCCTTCTTTACAGTACCACATTCTTAGGTAATGTCATCATCCTTGTTGTCATCAAGGTTGACCGAAGTCTCCATGAACCTATGTATTATTTTTTGGCTATGCTAGCTGCCACTGACCTCAGCCTTTCATTATCTTCCATGCCCACCATGATCAGTGTTCACTGGTTCAACTGGCGCTCAGTAACCTTTGATGCCTGCATCACTCAGATGTTCTTCATCCATACCTTTGGGGGAGTGGAATCAGGTGTTCTGGTCGCTATGGCCTTTGATCGCTTTGTGGCTATTCGCTTCCCTTTGCGCTATGCTACCATTCTCACTCATGGAATCATCGGCAAGATTGGAGCAACCGTCCTGCTACGGAGTGTGGGTGCAGTACTCCCTGTGCCTTTCCTCATTAAAAGGCTACCTTTCTGCCACTCCAATATCCTTTCCCATGCATACTGCCTCCATCAGGATGCCATGAGGCTTGCCTGCGCTGACACTCGTGTCAATAGCATCTATGGCCTCCTGGCTGTGATCTTCATCATTGTACTAGATGCCTTGATCCTTTTGATTTCTTACTTTCTAATTCTCCAGGCAGTACTGGGCATTGCTTCCCGAGAAGAGAGACTCAAGGCTCTCAACACCTGCTTCTCCCATGTCTGTGCAGTACTGCTCTTCTACGTGCCTCTAATTGGCATGACTCTGATTCACCGCTTTGGGAAGCATTTGTCACCAATAGTACACATGCTTCTGGCCAATGtctacctgcttctccctcctgtgctcAATCCTGTTGTGTACAGTGTTAGGACCAAGCAGATACGGCAGCGAATTGTCAGAGTGTTCTGTGGGGGCAGGATTGGCCCTTAA
- the LOC140615299 gene encoding olfactory receptor 51H1-like, producing the protein MTMNSNASHVNHHSFILTGIPGMPDKNAWMAFPLGFLYTLTLLGNGTILTVIKVDESLHEPMYYFLSILALTDVSLSMSTLPSMLSIFWFNVPEIPFDACITQMFFIHGFGVVESGVLVSMAFDRFVAIRDPLRYASILTHGIIGKIGIVVLTRAVCVVFPVPFLIKRLPFCHSNVLSHSYCLHQDAMRLACASTRINSLYGLIIVIFTLGLDAIIILFSYVLILKTVLGIASRDERLKALNTCLSHICAVLLFYIPLIGVTMIHRFGKHLSPVVHTLMANIYLLLPPVLNPIVYSVKTKQIRRRIIHMFQRRTNRA; encoded by the coding sequence ATGACAATGAACTCAAACGCATCACATGTGAACCACCACAGTTTCATTTTGACGGGTATCCCTGGGATGCCAGATAAAAATGCATGGATGGCCTTTCCCCTGGGATTTCTCTACACACTAACTCTCCTGGGAAATGGTACCATCTTAACTGTCATCAAGGTAGATGAGAGTCTCCATGAGCCTATGTACTACTTCCTCTCCATCTTGGCTCTCACTGATGTTAGTCTCTCCATGTCCACCTTGCCCTCCATGCTCAGCATCTTCTGGTTTAATGTCCCTGAGATTCCTTTTGATGCATGCATTACACAGATGTTTTTCATCCATGGATTTGGAGTGGTAGAATCAGGAGTATTAGTGTCCATGGCCTTTGACAGATTTGTGGCCATCCGAGATCCATTACGCTATGCTTCCATCCTCACCCATGGCATCATTGGAAAGATTGGAATAGTTGTCCTCACCCGGGCAGTCTGTGTGGTGTTCCCTGTGCCCTTCCTTATAAAGCGGCTACCTTTTTGCCATTCCAATGTCTTGTCTCATTCTTATTGTCTCCACCAAGATGCAATGAGGCTAGCCTGTGCCAGTACCCGCATCAACAGTCTCTACGGCCTCATCATAGTCATCTTCACATTGGGGCTGGATGCTATtatcattctcttttcttatgtGCTCATCCTGAAGACTGTGCTGGGCATTGCTTCCAGAGATGAAAGGCTCAAAGCTCTCAACACCTGCCTCTCTCACATCTGTGCTGTGCTCCTCTTCTATATTCCTCTCATTGGAGTCACCATGATCCACAGATTTGGAAAGCATTTATCACCAGTGGTGCACACACTCATGGCCAATATCTATCTGTTACTCCCCCCTGTGCTCAATCCCATTGTCTACAGTGTGAAGACCAAGCAGATACGAAGGCGAATCATACACATGTTCCAGAGGAGAACAAACAGAGCCTAG
- the LOC140615540 gene encoding olfactory receptor 51H1-like has product MADNNYSHFQHPYFVLTGIPGLEQKYYWMAFPLGAIYVIALFGNGVIISTIKSESSLHIPMYYFLFMLALADMGLALCTLPSMLGIFWFNYKSIAFDACLVQMYFIHTFSAIESGVLVAMAFDRVVAIWDPLRYGTILTNGVVGRTGAIILTRAVFVVFPVPFLIKRLPFYRSNILSHSFCLHQDVMRLACASTRVNSLYGLIAVIFTKGSDSLSILFSYVFIFRTVMAIASGKGRLKALNTCVSHICAVLIFYVPLIGVSVIHRFGKHLSPLTHALMANAYLLVPPVLNPIVYTVKTKEIRKKIIQIFVQTKITAEG; this is encoded by the coding sequence ATGGCAGATAATAATTATTCTCACTTCCAACATCCTTACTTTGTCTTAACTGGAATTCCAGGGCTTGAACAAAAGTATTATTGGATGGCATTCCCACTGGGTGCTATATATGTCATCGCCCTTTTTGGCAATGGTGTCATTATTTCTACCATCAAGTCTGAATCATCCCTGCATATCCCTATGTACTATTTTCTGTTCATGCTGGCATTGGCAGACATGGGGCTTGCCCTTTGTACTTTGCCCTCTATGCTAGGCATATTTTGGTTTAACTATAAGTCCATTGCTTTTGATGCCTGCCTTGTTCAGATGTACTTCATTCATACCTTCTCTGCCATTGAATCTGGCGTGCTGGTGGCCATGGCTTTTGATCGGGTTGTAGCCATCTGGGACCCCCTCAGGTATGGTACCATCTTAACCAATGGTGTGGTCGGCAGAACAGGGGCCATCATCCTGACAAGAGCAGTCTTTGTGGTCTTCCCTGTGCCTTTCCTCATCAAGCGTCTTCCCTTCTACCGCTCCAACAtcctctcccactccttctgcctCCACCAAGACGTCATGCGACTTGCCTGTGCCAGCACTCGTGTCAACAGTCTCTATGGACTTATTGCTGTCATCTTCACCAAGGGTTCTGACTCCCTCTCCATCCTCTTCTCCTATGTGTTCATATTCCGAACAGTAATGGCCATTGCCTCAGGGAAGGGCCGGCTGAAGGCACTCAACACCTGTGTTTCACATATCTGTGCTGTACTTATCTTCTATGTTCCACTCATTGGGGTATCTGTCATTCACCGTTTTGGAAAGCATCTTTCACCACTGACTCATGCTCTCATGGCTAATGCCTACCTTCTTGTACCCCCTGTGCTTAACCCTATAGTCTATACTGTGAAGACCAAGGAGATACGAAAGAAAATCATCCAAATATTTGTTCAAACCAAGATCACCGCAGAAGGTTAG